From Apium graveolens cultivar Ventura chromosome 9, ASM990537v1, whole genome shotgun sequence, the proteins below share one genomic window:
- the LOC141685944 gene encoding uncharacterized protein LOC141685944 codes for MAAVSGIHGQLLEVTIVGCSRLKDTEWFSRQDPYVCVEYGSSKFSTRTCTDGGKNPTFQEKFVFTLIEGLREISVVVWNSNTVTFDDLIGSGRIQLQKVLSQGYDDGSYSIQSKTGKYAGEVRVILHFSNASKPAKNHASLAPYAASPVHQPSGYGYPPAASSGYGYPPPASAAPYPTPASGYPPSSAYPAYPHNSAPYPPTPYPPPHSAAYPATPYPPPAAYPPSPYPPPAGYPPSPFPAQPSNHYPPGPFPGTYHPPY; via the exons ATGGCTGCAGTTTCTGGTATTCATGGCCAACTTCTTGAGGTCACTA TTGTTGGATGTTCAAGATTGAAAGATACTGAATGGTTTTCGAGACAAGATCCTTACGTTTGTGTGGAATACGGAAGCTCTAAATTCAGCACTCGCACTTGTACAG ATGGTGGTAAAAATCCGACATTTCAAGAGAAATTTGTGTTTACATTGATTGAAGGATTGAGGGAGATAAGTGTTGTAGTGTGGAATAGCAATACAGTCACATTCGATGACTTGATTGGCAGTGGAAG GATTCAATTGCAGAAAGTTCTTTCTCAAGGATATGATGACGGCTCTTACTCAATTCAATCCAAGACCGGAAA GTATGCAGGGGAGGTCCGAGTAATACTGCATTTTTCAAATGCCAGC AAGCCTGCAAAGAATCATGCCTCATTAGCACCATATGCTGCATCACCTGTTCACCAGCCATCAGGATACGGGTACCCTCCAGCAGCCTCATCAGGATACGGATACCCTCCACCAGCTTCTGCAGCTCCCTATCCAACTCCAGCCTCAGGATATCCACCATCCTCGGCCTACCCTGCATATCCACATAACTCTGCACCTTATCCCCCGACTCCATACCCGCCCCCTCATTCAGCCGCTTATCCCGCCACACCATATCCACCACCAGCTGCGTATCCTCCATCACCATATCCGCCACCTGCTGGGTACCCTCCATCACCATTTCCAGCCCAGCCCTCAAACCATTATCCTCCAG GCCCATTTCCAGGAACATATCATCCACCATATTAA
- the LOC141682651 gene encoding cyclin-D3-1-like, with amino-acid sequence MPIFDHYNDYESFSLDSLFCEEEVGIESLEQENELVGFKDQNFSTVLEQDLSWDDEELVSLFTKEKQTHLFSCDDSKLIEHACVARGEVVDWMLRVKAHYGFSAVTAVLSINFFDRFMLCSLNFQDDKPWMVHLAAVTCLSLAAKVDEVQVPLLLDLQVEDSKYVFDAKTIQRMELLVMSTLQWRLNPVTPLSFLDHTTRRLGLKTDLQWEFFKKCEDLILSVVADWRSVRYLPSVLATSTMLHIIHQVEPFNAIEYQDHLLSILKTTKEQINECYGMIVNISNTCWTKNYHKRKYNEASPTSPTGVIDASFSYSESDSLNDSWESSGSSVCSSPHQPFFKKIKTQEEDNNSQMPSLN; translated from the exons ATGCCAATATTTGATCACTACAATGACTATGAATCCTTCTCTTTGGATTCTCTGTTTTGTGAAGAAGAAGTTGGGATTGAGAGCTTAGAACAAGAAAATGAGCTAGTTGGTTTTAAAGATCAAAACTTTAGTACTGTTCTTGAACAAGATTTGAGTTGGGATGATGAAGAGCTTGTTTCTTTGTTTACTAAAGAAAAACAAACTCATCTGTTTTCTTGTGATGATAGTAAACTAATTGAACATGCTTGTGTGGCTAGAGGAGAGGTTGTTGACTGGATGCTTAGAGTCAAAGCTCATTATGGATTTTCAGCTGTCACTGCTGTTTTATCTATTAATTTCTTTGATAGATTTATGCTTTGTAGCTTGAATTTTCAAGATGATAAGCCATGGATGGTCCATCTTGCTGCTGTTACTTGTCTTTCTTTGGCTGCAAAAGTTGATGAAGTTCAAGTCCCACTTCTTCTAGACCTCCAA GTGGAAGATTCAAAATATGTTTTTGATGCAAAAACAATACAGAGAATGGAGCTATTGGTAATGTCTACACTGCAATGGAGGTTGAATCCAGTGACTCCACTTTCATTTCTTGATCACACCACAAGAAGGCTTGGTTTAAAGACTGATCTTCAATGGGAATTTTTCAAGAAATGTGAAGATCTCATCCTCTCTGTAGTTGCTG ATTGGAGATCTGTGCGTTATTTACCATCTGTACTAGCTACTTCAACAATGCTTCACATTATACATCAAGTTGAGCCTTTTAATGCCATTGAATATCAAGACCACCTTTTAAGTATTCTCAAAACTACCAAG GAACAAATAAATGAATGTTATGGGATGATAGTGAACATATCAAACACTTGTTGGACCAAGAATTATCACAAAcgcaagtacaatgaagcaagtCCAACTAGTCCAACTGGAGTCATTGATGCATCATTTAGCTACTCTGAGTCTGACAGTTTAAATGATTCTTGGGAATCATCAGGATCTTCAGTTTGTTCATCACCTCATCAGCCATTTTTCAAGAAAATCAAGACTCAAGAAGAAGATAATAATTCACAAATGCCTTCTCTTAATTAA